TTCGACGCGGTGTACACCTCGGACCTCGCGCGAGCGCTGGAAACGGCGCGCACGGTCGCGCGCACGCTGGCGGGCGCGCCGGAAGTGCGAACGGATCCCGGGCTGCGCGAGATCGACGTCGGGCAGCTGTCCGGCAAGCTGCGCGCGGAGATCGAAGCGCAGTTTCCCGAGTACCTGAAGGAACTGCGCGAAGATCCGTGGAACGCGCGTCGACCGGGCGGGGAAAGTATGGCGGACCTCGCGGGGCGCTCGAAACGCACCTTCGACCTCATGTGCGAGCGCCACCGGGGGCAGCGGGCGCTCGTCGTGACCCACGGCGGCGTCGTACGCGTCGCGGTCGCCCTCGCGATCGGCGGTTCGGAGAAGGACGTGTGGGCGCGCCTCAGCGTCGCCAACACGTCCATCACGCGCGTGGCCCTCGGTCCGGGCGTGGGTCAGCTCATCTCGTTCAACGACGTCGCGCACCTCGAGCGGGTGACGCAGGCGCTCGCGAAAGACGACATATTTCGGGAGGTCCGATTCTGAGCGCGCTGCTGGAACGCTTTCGGCGAGGAGATGCGCGGGCGCTCGCGCGGCTCATCACCCTCGTGGAGTCGGACGCCGAGTCGGCGTCCGAGTTGTTGCGCCGCGTGCGCTCGGGCGTGACGCCCGTACCGGTGATCGGCGTGACGGGCAGTCCCGGCAGCGGAAAAAGCACCCTCGTGGACGCCTTGATCGCCGTGGCTCGCACGCGCGGCTTGAAGGTCGCCGTGGTCGCCGTGGACCCCAGCAGTCCCTTTTCGGGGGGCGCGATTCTGGGAGACCGCATTCGTATGCTGCGTCACCACGCGGACGAGGGCGTGTTCGTGCGTTCCGTCGCGTCGCGCGGCGCCCTCGGCGGCTTGTCGCGGCGCACGATGGGCGTCGTGAGCGTCCTCGAAGCGTTCGGCTTCGACCTCATCTTCCTGGAGACGGTCGGCGTGGGGCAAAGCGAGGTGGACATCGCGTCCGTCGCGGACCACACGGCGCTCGTCCTCACGCCGGGCGGCGGGGACGGCGTGCAGGCCTTCAAGGCGGGCATCATGGAGATCGCGGATCTGCTGGTGGTGAACAAGGCGGACTTGCCCGGCGCGGACACCCTCGTGCGCGAGCTTCGCGCCGCGCAGTCGCTCGCGCCGCACGACGAGCACACGATCTTCGCCGAGATCCTCAAGACGGTCGCCGCGAAGGGCGAAGGCGTGGAGGGTTTGCTGGACGCGGTGTTTCGCCACCGCGAGAAGCTCGGCGAGGCGGGCGTGTTGAAGCGCCGCTTGGAGCGCGCGAAGTTCGAGGTCGGCGCCGAGATTCAAGACCGCGCGCGGGCCGTCCTGCACGGCGCGAGCGCCGAGTCGCTGCGAAACGTCGCCGAGGGACGCACCACGGCCGCCGAGCTCGCCGAGTCGCTGTTGAATCAAGCGCGACGCTGACTCCTCACCCTCGCCCCTCGTAGCATGAACGTCAGGAGGCCTACTTCATGACCGCGTTCTGGTTGTTCGTGGCGCTGCCGATCGTCCTGATCGCGCTGTCCTTCCGCATTCGCCCGCTCGTGGACCGAAGCGAGGGCGACGTGTTCGGCGCGCATCTCGCTGCCAAGGGCTTGTTTCCGCGTGACGACATTCCCGCCGACCCCGAACGCGCGGTCGTGCCCGAGGAGACCGAGCCCGTGTCGTTCAATCTCATCCGCGTGCGCGCCTTGAAGCGGGCGCAACGCGGCGAATCTTGATCAGCGAGGCTCGTTGCCCGTGAACGTCGAGTCGTTCGCCGCGTCTCCCGACGCCTCGACGTTCGTGATCGGCTTTCCCGCCGCGTCGCCGACGCCCTCGATGCGCACGGCGTCGTTCGGCGCGAGGCCGTCGTGGGGGTCTTCGCGAACCGCTCAGTGGATGTCACGTAGCGTTTGGCTTGCACAACGTCGGTGAATTCACGTTGAAACCCCTCCACGCCGACACCTTCTCGCACTTCGATCGTCAATCGGTAAGGCATGCCGGACCTCCAGGATCGATGGGGCGGGCAGGGAGCGTGAGGCAAAGGCCGACCCACGCGCACGTTCGCGAACGATTTCGGAACGGCGGCGAGTTGGCCGCACGTTCGAACCATGCGCGAGTGGTCCTTCGGCACGGCTTGCACTCGCACGGCGTATCCTGACGCGAACGACGTCGCACGTCGGCCTTCGCTCGCCCTTCTCGTCTCACCGACGCGCCGCGGGGCGGGCGGACGGGCGGCTTGTACAATACGTTCTTGATCTCGTTCGGAGGGAGTTGAGAAGACACTGCAAGACTTCGCGTTCAAGGGCAAGCGGGCACGGGAACTCGCCGGGGAAGCGGCCGTCTCGATTCGGGGCGTCACAAAGTCGTTCGCGCAACCGGGCGGCGGGGCGACGCGAGTGCTCGCCGACGTCAGCCTCGACATTCGGCGCGGCGAGTTCTTCAGCCTGCTCGGCCCGTCGGGCTGCGGCAAGACGACGTTGCTGCGCATCTTGGCGGGCTTCGAGGACTGGGACAAGGGAGAAGTCCTCATCGGCGGGCGCGACATGCGCGGCGTGCCGCCGCACTTGCGCGACGTTCACACGGTCTTCCAGTCGTACGCGCTCTTTCCGCACATGACGGTGTGGGACAACGTCGCGTTCGGACTGCGCATGGCCAAGCGGTCCGCGTCCGAGGTGCGCGAGCGCGTCGGCAAGGCGTTGGAACTCGTACGCATCGAAGCGCTCGCGAAGCGCCGCCCCGCCGAACTGTCAGGCGGGCAACGGCAACGCGTGGCCCTCGCGCGGGCGATCGTGCTGGAGCCGGAAGTGCTGTTGCTCGACGAGCCCCTCTCGGCGCTCGACCTCAAGTTGCGCAAGGAGCTGCAAGTCGAGCTCTCGAACTTGCAGGAGACGCTCGGCATCACCTTCGTGTTCGTCACGCACGACCAAGAGGAAGCGCTCGTGATGAGCGACCGCATCGCGGTCATGAACGCGGGACGCATCGAGCAGATCGGACGCGCCGAGGATCTTTACGAGCGGCCCCGCACGGCGTTCGTCGCGAACTTTCTCGGCACGTCGAACCTCGTGGAGGGGCGCGTCGTGACGTTCACGCCCGAACTCGCCACGATTCGCACGCGGTACGGCGACCTCGTCACGAAGGACGCCGGCGACCTCTCGGAGAACGAGCAGGTGCTGCTGAGCGTGCGTCCGGAGAAGTTGCGACTTTCGCGAGACGCCTCGGGCGCAACGAACACCATTCGCGCGCGCGTGGACGACATCGTGTACACGGGCGCCGAGAATCAGTACCTGCTTGAAGCGAACGGTCAGCGCCTCGTGGCCTTCCAGCTCAACTCGGACATCGGAAGCGACCAGGAATTCGATTACGACGAGGAAGTCACGCTGTTCCTTCCGCCGGAGAACTTGATCGTGCTGGAGGAGTACACGCCCGACGGCTCTCTTTCGGAGGCGACGTGAAGGCGGTGCGGCGCTTTTCTGCCACGCTCGGGCCGGGCTTCGTGTGGCTGGCCCTTTTCGTGGTCCTCCCGACGCTCATCATCTTCGGGTACTCGTTCTTGACGCGCACGGACATCGGCGGCGTGGGGCTGCCCGTCACGCTGGAGAACTACGCGCGCTTTCTCGGCTTCGACGTTCTCGGCTTCGACCCGCTCTACTTGCAGATTTTGTGGCGCTCGGTCGTCCTCGCGTTCTTCACGACCCTTTTGTGCGTCTTGATCGGTTACCCGCTCGCGTTCTACGTCGCTACGCAGGCGCCTCGGCGCAAGAACATCCTGCTGCTGCTGCTCATCATCCCGTTTTGGACGAACTTCTTGATTCGCACGTACGCGTGGATCGTGATCTTGGGGCGCGAAGGCGTCGTGAACGCGCTCGCCGCGCACGTCGGCCTCGGGCCGTTCGAGTTGTACCCCAGCCTTTTCGCCGTGTACATCGGCATGGTGTACGGCTTCCTCCCGTTCTTCGTGCTGCCTGTCTACGCTTCGGTGGAACGCGTCGACTGGACGCTCGCCGAGGCGGCCGCCGACCTCGGCGCGAGTCCCGCGCGGGCCTTTTGGCACGCCGTCTTTCCGCAAACGGTGCCCGGCCTCGTGGCGGGCATCCTGCTGACGTTCATTCCCGCCCTCGGCACCTTCGTCACGCCCGACATCTTGGGAGGCGCCGAGACGGCGCTCATCGGTAACGTCGTGCAGCAGCAGTTCAGCCAATCGCGCGACTGGCCGTTCGGTTCGGCCGTCGGCATCATCCTCATGGCGTTCGTGCTGCTCGGCTTGTACGTCTACGCGCGAGCGGCGGGGCAAAAGGGCTTGGAGAACCTCGCGTGAAGCCCACCCGCTCTCCCTTATGGCTTTCCACGCTGTCTTGGGCGGCGTTCGTCTTCTTGTACGTGCCGATCCTCGTCCTGATCGTGTTCTCGTTCAACGAATCGAAGTTCGGCGCGACGTGGACGGGCTTCACGACGAAGTGGTACGGAGTGCTGTTCGCGCGCGAGGACGTCGGCAACGCGCTGGAGAACTCCATGATCGTGGCAGTCGTGTCCACGCTGATCTCGACGGTGCTGGGAACGCTCGTCGGGCTGGGACTTTGGCGCTACGACTTCCGCTTCAAGCGGGCGTTCACGTTTCTGCTCGTCGTGCCGATCGTCATTCCGGACGTCGTGATGGCCGTGGGGCTCTTGATGTTCTACGGACTCGTGCGCGACGTGATCGGAGTGTTGGACCTCGGGCTCCCGACGGTGATCCTCGCGCACGTCACGTTCCAGATCAGCTACGTCGCCCTCGTGGTGCGCTCGCGCCTCGCGGGGTACG
This genomic window from Deinococcus yavapaiensis KR-236 contains:
- the meaB gene encoding methylmalonyl Co-A mutase-associated GTPase MeaB, whose product is MLSALLERFRRGDARALARLITLVESDAESASELLRRVRSGVTPVPVIGVTGSPGSGKSTLVDALIAVARTRGLKVAVVAVDPSSPFSGGAILGDRIRMLRHHADEGVFVRSVASRGALGGLSRRTMGVVSVLEAFGFDLIFLETVGVGQSEVDIASVADHTALVLTPGGGDGVQAFKAGIMEIADLLVVNKADLPGADTLVRELRAAQSLAPHDEHTIFAEILKTVAAKGEGVEGLLDAVFRHREKLGEAGVLKRRLERAKFEVGAEIQDRARAVLHGASAESLRNVAEGRTTAAELAESLLNQARR
- a CDS encoding histidine phosphatase family protein is translated as MTAHRAPTGFDLPDREHVTEFWMVRHAETEWNSVGRYQGQADVPLSQAGREQAARLAGRLAGEHFDAVYTSDLARALETARTVARTLAGAPEVRTDPGLREIDVGQLSGKLRAEIEAQFPEYLKELREDPWNARRPGGESMADLAGRSKRTFDLMCERHRGQRALVVTHGGVVRVAVALAIGGSEKDVWARLSVANTSITRVALGPGVGQLISFNDVAHLERVTQALAKDDIFREVRF
- a CDS encoding ABC transporter permease codes for the protein MKAVRRFSATLGPGFVWLALFVVLPTLIIFGYSFLTRTDIGGVGLPVTLENYARFLGFDVLGFDPLYLQILWRSVVLAFFTTLLCVLIGYPLAFYVATQAPRRKNILLLLLIIPFWTNFLIRTYAWIVILGREGVVNALAAHVGLGPFELYPSLFAVYIGMVYGFLPFFVLPVYASVERVDWTLAEAAADLGASPARAFWHAVFPQTVPGLVAGILLTFIPALGTFVTPDILGGAETALIGNVVQQQFSQSRDWPFGSAVGIILMAFVLLGLYVYARAAGQKGLENLA
- a CDS encoding ABC transporter ATP-binding protein; translated protein: MLADVSLDIRRGEFFSLLGPSGCGKTTLLRILAGFEDWDKGEVLIGGRDMRGVPPHLRDVHTVFQSYALFPHMTVWDNVAFGLRMAKRSASEVRERVGKALELVRIEALAKRRPAELSGGQRQRVALARAIVLEPEVLLLDEPLSALDLKLRKELQVELSNLQETLGITFVFVTHDQEEALVMSDRIAVMNAGRIEQIGRAEDLYERPRTAFVANFLGTSNLVEGRVVTFTPELATIRTRYGDLVTKDAGDLSENEQVLLSVRPEKLRLSRDASGATNTIRARVDDIVYTGAENQYLLEANGQRLVAFQLNSDIGSDQEFDYDEEVTLFLPPENLIVLEEYTPDGSLSEAT
- a CDS encoding ABC transporter permease — protein: MKPTRSPLWLSTLSWAAFVFLYVPILVLIVFSFNESKFGATWTGFTTKWYGVLFAREDVGNALENSMIVAVVSTLISTVLGTLVGLGLWRYDFRFKRAFTFLLVVPIVIPDVVMAVGLLMFYGLVRDVIGVLDLGLPTVILAHVTFQISYVALVVRSRLAGYDKSLEEAARDLGANGLKAFGYVMLPLIVPGILAGALLAFTLSLDDFVVTFFTSGPGATTLPVLVYSSVKRGVTPDINALSSLLIFVTVVAIVAGNALLRRRS